The Flavobacterium jumunjinense genome includes a region encoding these proteins:
- the bshC gene encoding bacillithiol biosynthesis cysteine-adding enzyme BshC → MPTDCISYQNSGYFSKLMIDYLNEKEELKQLYNHFPKLENFPSQILEKQTTFPLENRNVLVAALEKQYEKFKISDKTSFNIGKLKDEKTFTITTGHQLNLFTGPLYFLYKIISTINLCKQLKKEYPEYNFVPMYWMATEDHDFEEINYFNLNGKKIQWKKDSFGPVGRLSTEGLEIVFEEFSKAIGISDNAKNLKELFKKAYLEHDSLTDATRFLANELFMEEGLVIIDGDDKSLKQLFIPYIKEELLHQTSSEEVLKTNVHLADYKIQVNPREINLFYIEDDLRERIIFENNQYSVLNTKLLFSESEMLNELENHPEKFSPNVILRPLYQEVILPNLCYIGGGGELAYWLELQSNFEANKITFPMLLLRNSVLLATEKQAQKADKLDLNWADLFSTQNDLLTNKTKALSQFDIDFSKQKEHLQQQFIGLRAMAKQTDKSFIGAVEAQEKKQLKGLENLEKRLLKAEKRVLAEKLDRMTALQNELFPGKSLQERKINFAVFYAAFGPKLIEKLLEELQPLGQEFTVVVL, encoded by the coding sequence ATGCCAACCGACTGTATCAGCTATCAAAATTCAGGATATTTTTCTAAATTAATGATCGATTATTTAAATGAAAAAGAAGAACTAAAACAGCTATACAATCATTTTCCAAAACTGGAAAACTTTCCTTCTCAAATTTTAGAAAAACAGACTACTTTTCCGTTAGAAAACAGAAACGTATTAGTTGCTGCTTTAGAGAAACAATACGAAAAATTTAAAATTTCCGACAAAACATCTTTCAATATTGGAAAATTAAAAGACGAAAAGACTTTTACAATTACAACAGGGCATCAATTAAACTTGTTTACCGGGCCCTTGTATTTTTTATATAAAATTATTTCTACTATTAATTTGTGTAAACAATTAAAAAAGGAATATCCTGAGTACAATTTTGTTCCTATGTATTGGATGGCGACTGAAGATCATGACTTTGAAGAAATTAATTATTTCAATCTCAATGGAAAAAAAATCCAATGGAAAAAAGACAGTTTTGGACCTGTTGGGCGATTGTCTACAGAAGGTTTGGAAATTGTTTTTGAAGAATTTTCGAAAGCCATTGGAATTAGTGATAATGCAAAAAACTTAAAAGAACTATTTAAAAAAGCCTATTTAGAACATGATTCGTTAACAGATGCTACTCGTTTTTTAGCGAACGAATTGTTTATGGAAGAAGGTTTGGTTATTATTGATGGGGATGACAAAAGTTTGAAACAACTTTTCATTCCTTATATAAAGGAAGAATTACTACATCAAACTTCGAGTGAAGAAGTTTTAAAAACCAATGTACATTTAGCCGATTATAAAATTCAGGTAAACCCAAGGGAGATTAATTTGTTTTATATTGAAGATGATTTGAGAGAAAGAATCATCTTCGAAAACAACCAATACAGTGTATTGAATACCAAACTACTGTTTAGCGAATCCGAAATGCTTAATGAATTAGAAAATCATCCTGAAAAATTTAGTCCGAATGTGATTTTACGTCCTTTGTATCAGGAAGTGATTTTACCTAATTTATGCTATATTGGTGGTGGTGGAGAATTGGCATATTGGTTGGAATTGCAATCTAATTTTGAAGCGAATAAAATTACTTTTCCAATGCTTTTATTACGTAATTCGGTTTTGTTAGCTACAGAAAAACAAGCTCAAAAAGCTGATAAATTAGATTTGAATTGGGCTGATTTATTTAGTACTCAAAATGACTTATTAACGAATAAAACCAAAGCATTATCTCAATTTGATATCGATTTTTCTAAGCAAAAAGAACATTTACAACAACAGTTTATTGGTTTAAGAGCAATGGCAAAACAAACCGACAAATCATTTATAGGAGCTGTAGAAGCGCAAGAGAAAAAGCAATTAAAAGGCTTAGAAAATTTAGAAAAACGTTTACTAAAAGCTGAGAAAAGAGTGTTAGCTGAAAAACTAGACCGAATGACAGCTTTGCAAAATGAGTTGTTCCCTGGGAAAAGCTTACAAGAACGTAAAATTAATTTTGCTGTGTTTTATGCTGCATTTGGACCAAAATTAATTGAGAAGCTTTTGGAAGAATTACAACCTTTGGGACAGGAATTTACTGTGGTGGTTTTGTGA
- a CDS encoding RtcB family protein, producing MGNKLSGKELVKLGFPKNNTINIALGQINRYRKREKKENILLEAQEVLLHPESFKTHATWSKVAEGLLDPVQVQKKLNQLRTSKVPFSIFGENEIDEQAKFQLYDALKLPVAVRGALMPDAHSGYGLPIGGVLATENAVIPYGVGVDIGCRMSLSIFDVPASFLKGKDHQLLAILKDNTKFGMTETHDIKADHDVFYRDEFNDIPLLKKLKTKAYKQLGSSGGGNHFVEFGIVKLSNPLPEWELEHKEYLAVLSHSGSRGLGANIAQHYTDLATKKCPLPKNVQHLAWLDLNTEEGQEYWLAMNLAGDYAKACHDDIHRRIAKALGKKVVVTIENHHNFAWKEKVDGKECIVHRKGATPAQKGVLGIIPGSMTAPGYIVKGKGNEESLNSASHGAGRLFSRSKCKSSFTQSQIKKILADNDVKLIGGGIDEAPMAYKDINKVMALQTELVDILGTFTPKIVRMDR from the coding sequence ATGGGAAATAAATTATCAGGAAAAGAACTAGTAAAACTAGGCTTTCCAAAAAATAATACCATAAACATCGCCTTAGGGCAAATTAATAGATACAGAAAAAGAGAAAAAAAGGAAAACATACTATTGGAAGCTCAAGAAGTATTGTTGCATCCTGAAAGTTTCAAAACACACGCTACTTGGAGCAAAGTAGCCGAAGGATTATTAGATCCAGTTCAAGTACAAAAAAAGCTCAATCAGTTGCGAACGTCTAAAGTACCATTTTCCATATTTGGAGAAAATGAAATCGACGAGCAAGCCAAGTTTCAATTGTATGATGCTTTAAAATTGCCTGTTGCGGTTAGAGGTGCTTTAATGCCAGACGCACATTCAGGCTACGGATTACCAATAGGTGGTGTTTTAGCAACAGAAAACGCTGTGATTCCTTACGGAGTAGGTGTAGACATAGGTTGCAGAATGAGTTTGTCCATTTTCGATGTACCAGCTTCATTTTTGAAAGGAAAAGACCATCAATTGCTTGCTATTTTGAAAGACAATACCAAATTCGGGATGACCGAAACGCACGATATAAAGGCAGACCATGATGTGTTTTATCGCGATGAATTTAACGATATTCCTTTGTTAAAAAAACTAAAAACGAAAGCCTACAAACAATTAGGCTCGTCAGGAGGAGGGAATCACTTTGTAGAATTTGGTATCGTGAAGTTAAGTAATCCGTTACCCGAATGGGAATTAGAACACAAAGAATATTTAGCGGTTTTATCGCACAGTGGTTCAAGAGGTTTAGGAGCAAATATTGCCCAACATTATACCGATTTAGCAACCAAAAAATGTCCGTTACCAAAAAATGTGCAACATTTAGCTTGGCTCGATTTAAACACGGAAGAAGGACAAGAATATTGGTTGGCTATGAACTTGGCAGGAGATTACGCAAAGGCTTGTCACGATGATATTCACCGTAGAATTGCCAAAGCATTAGGGAAAAAAGTAGTGGTTACTATCGAAAATCATCACAATTTTGCTTGGAAAGAAAAAGTCGATGGAAAAGAATGTATTGTGCATAGAAAAGGAGCAACACCAGCACAAAAAGGTGTTTTGGGAATCATTCCTGGCTCTATGACAGCACCTGGATATATTGTAAAGGGCAAAGGAAACGAGGAAAGCCTCAATTCCGCTTCTCATGGAGCAGGACGTTTGTTTTCGAGATCCAAATGCAAATCTAGTTTTACACAAAGTCAGATTAAAAAAATCTTGGCAGACAATGATGTAAAATTAATAGGAGGAGGTATCGATGAAGCACCTATGGCCTACAAAGACATTAATAAAGTAATGGCTTTACAAACCGAATTAGTAGATATTTTGGGTACGTTCACTCCTAAAATAGTACGAATGGATCGATAA
- the prfH gene encoding peptide chain release factor H, with product MEKIIQITSGRGPSECTWVVAQVLKKVLEEANELQLKATVLQREAGSENGTVATAIIQIEGKKANEFVTSWLGTIQWIGKSTFRKFHQRKNWFIGIFEIEQSNETKFHEKDVQYQAMRSSGAGGQHVNKVSSAVRATHIPTGIAVVSMDSRSQHQNKKLATERLKLKIEENNLNQFKNQEQNTWTNQMQIERGNPTRTFQGSDFKKQKVDKSYKKERLKLKKQDYNE from the coding sequence ATGGAAAAAATAATACAAATAACCTCGGGAAGAGGACCATCAGAATGTACTTGGGTTGTGGCTCAAGTGCTTAAAAAAGTGTTGGAAGAAGCAAACGAGTTGCAATTAAAAGCAACCGTTTTGCAAAGAGAAGCAGGTAGCGAAAACGGAACCGTAGCCACTGCGATTATACAAATAGAAGGCAAAAAAGCAAACGAGTTTGTAACGTCTTGGTTAGGCACCATTCAATGGATTGGAAAGAGTACGTTTCGAAAATTTCACCAACGTAAAAATTGGTTCATTGGGATTTTTGAAATAGAACAATCGAACGAAACTAAATTTCATGAGAAAGATGTGCAATACCAAGCCATGCGAAGTTCAGGAGCTGGTGGACAGCATGTAAATAAGGTGAGTTCGGCAGTGAGAGCTACACATATTCCAACAGGAATTGCAGTTGTTTCGATGGATTCGCGTTCGCAACACCAAAACAAGAAATTAGCAACCGAACGCTTAAAGCTAAAGATAGAAGAAAACAATTTGAATCAGTTTAAAAACCAAGAGCAAAACACTTGGACCAACCAAATGCAAATTGAGCGAGGAAATCCAACAAGAACGTTTCAAGGTTCGGACTTTAAGAAGCAAAAAGTGGACAAAAGTTATAAGAAAGAACGTTTAAAATTAAAAAAGCAGGATTATAATGAATAG
- a CDS encoding phytanoyl-CoA dioxygenase family protein, giving the protein MKLDLIENFWNRINDSNAIIESSWDNEVAYLNGLGIGMEETLHYFYNEKPDSIVFKKWIEGKAKKQEEETGLVEDVLTKEDLLFWETNGYLVLKNAIPIEDCLATQTAIWNFLDKKPKDVASWYTIHEDQRGMMVNFFHHSTLEKNRASLKIRKAYEQLYKTSAICKTIDKVSFNPPITDNYTFFGSGLHWDVSLKPPIPFRLQGLLYLSNCNEKEGAFHCVPGFHVKIEDWLKSIAVNENPREVALQTLTPKAIIGEAGDFVIWNQALPHCATPNFGKSPRMVQYLTYVPDNYIEKLEWI; this is encoded by the coding sequence ATGAAATTGGATTTAATTGAGAATTTTTGGAATAGAATTAATGATTCAAATGCTATAATTGAATCTTCTTGGGACAATGAAGTAGCTTACTTGAATGGATTAGGCATTGGTATGGAGGAAACCTTGCATTATTTTTATAATGAAAAACCAGATAGTATTGTCTTTAAAAAATGGATTGAAGGGAAAGCGAAAAAACAGGAAGAAGAAACGGGTTTAGTAGAAGATGTTTTAACGAAAGAAGATTTGCTTTTTTGGGAAACGAATGGTTATTTGGTTTTAAAAAATGCTATTCCTATAGAAGATTGTTTGGCTACACAAACGGCAATTTGGAATTTTTTAGATAAAAAGCCAAAAGATGTTGCTTCATGGTATACAATTCATGAAGATCAAAGAGGTATGATGGTTAATTTTTTTCACCATAGTACTTTAGAGAAAAACAGAGCGTCTTTAAAAATTAGAAAAGCGTATGAGCAGTTGTATAAAACGAGTGCTATTTGTAAAACGATTGATAAGGTTAGTTTTAATCCTCCTATAACCGATAATTATACTTTTTTTGGGAGTGGATTGCATTGGGATGTGAGTTTGAAACCTCCTATTCCTTTTCGTTTGCAAGGATTATTATATTTATCGAACTGTAATGAAAAGGAAGGTGCTTTTCATTGTGTACCAGGTTTTCACGTGAAGATTGAAGATTGGCTGAAATCGATTGCTGTAAATGAAAACCCAAGAGAGGTGGCATTACAAACTTTAACTCCTAAAGCAATAATTGGAGAAGCGGGTGATTTTGTTATTTGGAATCAAGCGCTACCTCATTGTGCAACGCCTAATTTTGGAAAATCGCCAAGAATGGTTCAGTACTTAACCTATGTTCCTGATAACTATATAGAAAAACTAGAATGGATTTAA
- a CDS encoding tetratricopeptide repeat protein, producing MKLSKKNAYLYLLFLFSLSLKTNNLYAQKKIEFKVDSIIDVAREKLIFNVELLHKATKLAKKYDYGKGYARGLLNIGAYYSNTGRIDSSTIYLDSCEKFVQTKPDLEFILSYVYNHKAIILTNQEFFSKALQQYNLVYKLNLKYKNPSVALDAKINMISCYLKLEGGKKALEMVNQIKKDSLLINSEKNKVPIYKLNSITALSYYHLEQYDKALEYWNENLKIIQSKNNNHENGYIYTSIAGCYLKKGDYKKALENAHHSEKILLSENDDNESKIGINKLLGIIYHELDNPTKSNSYLERVVNSNNHNTKSKEVAYKYISLNYEKLEQWKEATETNTKYRKLIDSVNKTREKEAALFHYNDFNFIEEKHKNKLLKQENTRQYLIIGVIIIVFGLISIYVYYRYFKKKIESERIVEDASKNKPLEINEREVLTNHIKQREEELLGTAVTISTQMEKISKIKSELSTAIESEDKSRLNQVNKSVNEFIESYSNLTTMFNRIESQYPEITSVLKEKYPQLSTNDIRHCLLLKLDLSIKECAQLLNVSTHAVKMARKRIKNKMDLAEDESLKKHIN from the coding sequence ATGAAACTATCAAAAAAAAATGCTTACCTCTATCTCCTTTTTCTATTTTCTTTGTCCTTAAAAACCAATAATTTATATGCGCAAAAAAAAATAGAGTTTAAAGTAGACAGTATTATTGATGTAGCTCGAGAAAAATTAATTTTTAATGTTGAATTACTCCATAAAGCGACAAAGCTTGCAAAAAAATACGATTATGGCAAAGGTTATGCGAGAGGATTACTCAATATTGGTGCCTATTATAGTAATACTGGTAGGATAGATAGTTCAACCATTTATTTAGATAGTTGCGAAAAATTTGTTCAAACTAAACCAGATTTAGAATTCATTTTAAGCTATGTCTACAATCACAAAGCTATTATTTTAACGAATCAGGAATTTTTCAGTAAAGCATTACAACAATATAATCTAGTATATAAGCTAAACCTAAAATATAAAAATCCAAGTGTTGCTCTCGATGCAAAAATCAACATGATTAGTTGTTACCTTAAACTTGAAGGTGGAAAAAAAGCATTAGAAATGGTTAATCAAATTAAGAAAGATTCGTTACTAATAAATAGTGAGAAGAATAAAGTGCCAATTTATAAATTAAATTCAATTACTGCTTTATCCTATTATCATTTAGAACAATATGACAAAGCTCTCGAATATTGGAATGAAAACTTGAAAATTATTCAATCAAAAAATAACAATCACGAAAATGGTTATATCTATACATCTATTGCAGGCTGTTATTTGAAAAAAGGAGATTATAAAAAAGCCTTAGAAAACGCACATCATTCCGAGAAAATACTCCTATCTGAAAATGATGATAATGAATCAAAAATTGGGATTAATAAATTATTAGGGATTATCTATCATGAATTAGATAATCCTACAAAATCAAATTCCTATCTAGAAAGAGTAGTCAACAGTAACAATCATAACACTAAAAGCAAAGAAGTAGCCTACAAATATATTAGCCTCAATTATGAAAAATTAGAACAATGGAAAGAAGCTACAGAAACCAATACTAAATACCGAAAACTTATTGATAGTGTGAATAAAACCCGGGAAAAAGAAGCCGCTTTGTTTCATTATAACGATTTTAATTTCATTGAAGAAAAACATAAAAATAAACTATTGAAACAAGAAAACACTAGACAATACTTAATAATAGGTGTTATTATTATTGTTTTTGGATTAATATCTATTTATGTATACTATAGGTATTTCAAGAAAAAAATAGAATCTGAACGAATCGTTGAAGATGCGAGTAAGAATAAACCTTTAGAAATAAATGAACGAGAAGTACTAACCAATCATATTAAGCAAAGAGAAGAAGAATTATTAGGAACTGCGGTAACAATTTCTACTCAAATGGAAAAAATTAGTAAAATTAAAAGCGAACTCTCAACAGCAATAGAAAGCGAAGACAAGTCGCGATTAAATCAAGTAAACAAATCGGTTAATGAATTCATCGAGTCCTATTCTAACCTAACAACAATGTTTAACAGAATCGAATCGCAATATCCAGAAATCACTTCTGTGCTTAAAGAAAAATATCCGCAACTTTCAACCAACGACATTAGACATTGTTTACTTTTAAAACTAGACCTTTCCATTAAGGAATGTGCTCAATTATTAAATGTTTCTACACATGCTGTAAAAATGGCTCGAAAGAGAATAAAAAACAAAATGGATCTAGCCGAAGACGAATCGTTAAAAAAGCACATCAATTAA
- a CDS encoding CBM96 family carbohydrate-binding protein, translating into MKTIKKINLSILGLIALVSLPSKVNAQQRVGDPGVTFDTSKYDPRYPQMKEWEKAGASEGIPFIKDLQKVETINSGANSATINSKIAAAASSASKSNPVYILLKNGTYTINSRIVMKSNVSLVGESRTGVKCFISMTNGDAFSFYKVKNCGIYDLTIEGSWGTPKYPWNYSLNQNDELPSNDNISVKFNDSEDCWLDRVNIINSAKDPVRCPANHITLRDLKVDGAHKKAGGAQGYFFIQGAYNLITGCEVTHIRHISLQGSNVEYNVVYDNDFKQEVSFHSGDNGNNLIEFNRITLPADMPNSKADTPNAPYNNSSEPNYYAIMGPWSIQHQNSKNPNFIFRNNCKEENHNNATPWSNPNLLYKGPRQVKPADHATNFPALAASLTPSGRTLYPVVLTTSSNGSGNNCNSKEIITVIEDAYLQGTTRFNTGDLRIENGKRISYLKFVVPTIPGNITSAKLVLNVSTDSGNGLIEIFKGSSNTWTENNLSTSNKPNEGTKIGSLNTNYNIGQSYEWLLSGIHSGEIIILIVKQIGGNDVSFSSKEGSNQPKLLLDVVCSSTNKNSYEASTSNSNSVNLTMYPNPAKDDVTVSGLEVGDEISIHDLQGKTIQDLKVISTEQTLSISSLKAGMYILVVKGKKQLKLVIE; encoded by the coding sequence ATGAAAACTATCAAAAAAATTAACTTAAGCATCTTGGGATTGATTGCTTTAGTGAGTTTACCTTCAAAAGTAAACGCGCAACAACGAGTTGGAGATCCAGGAGTAACATTTGATACTTCTAAATATGACCCTCGCTACCCACAAATGAAGGAATGGGAAAAAGCAGGAGCTTCTGAAGGAATTCCTTTTATTAAAGATTTACAAAAAGTAGAAACTATCAATAGTGGTGCAAATAGCGCAACAATCAACTCAAAGATTGCTGCAGCTGCAAGTTCGGCATCAAAAAGCAATCCTGTTTATATTTTACTTAAAAACGGAACCTATACAATTAATAGTCGAATTGTAATGAAATCTAATGTTTCATTAGTAGGAGAAAGTAGAACGGGTGTAAAATGTTTCATATCTATGACAAATGGAGATGCATTCAGCTTTTACAAAGTGAAAAATTGTGGAATTTATGATTTAACAATTGAAGGAAGTTGGGGAACACCAAAATATCCTTGGAATTATAGTCTGAATCAAAATGACGAACTTCCTTCAAATGATAATATATCTGTTAAATTTAATGATTCAGAAGATTGTTGGTTAGATAGAGTAAATATTATTAATTCAGCTAAAGACCCTGTAAGATGCCCTGCAAATCATATTACTTTAAGAGATTTAAAAGTAGATGGAGCACATAAAAAGGCAGGTGGTGCGCAGGGATATTTCTTTATTCAAGGAGCATATAATCTTATTACAGGTTGTGAAGTTACACATATCAGACACATTTCATTGCAAGGAAGTAATGTAGAATATAATGTGGTTTACGATAATGATTTCAAACAAGAAGTGAGTTTTCATAGTGGAGATAATGGAAATAACTTAATCGAGTTCAATAGAATAACATTACCCGCAGATATGCCAAACTCTAAGGCAGACACACCCAATGCACCCTATAATAATTCGAGTGAACCTAATTATTATGCAATAATGGGACCTTGGTCTATACAGCATCAAAATTCTAAAAATCCTAATTTCATTTTTAGAAATAACTGTAAAGAAGAGAATCATAATAATGCAACACCTTGGTCAAACCCAAATCTATTATACAAAGGACCAAGACAAGTAAAGCCAGCAGATCACGCTACAAATTTTCCTGCATTAGCAGCTTCATTAACTCCATCAGGAAGAACATTATATCCAGTGGTTTTAACTACATCAAGTAATGGTTCAGGAAATAACTGTAATAGTAAAGAGATTATTACTGTTATTGAAGATGCTTATTTACAAGGAACAACGCGTTTTAATACTGGAGATTTAAGAATTGAAAATGGAAAAAGAATTTCATATTTAAAATTTGTTGTACCAACAATTCCAGGAAATATTACCTCGGCAAAATTAGTACTTAATGTGTCTACAGATAGTGGAAATGGCTTAATTGAAATTTTTAAAGGAAGTTCGAATACTTGGACTGAAAATAATCTTTCTACAAGTAACAAACCAAATGAAGGTACAAAAATAGGATCATTAAATACAAATTATAATATAGGACAGTCCTATGAGTGGTTATTGTCAGGAATACATTCTGGAGAAATAATTATTTTAATTGTAAAACAAATAGGAGGTAATGATGTTTCATTTTCTTCTAAAGAAGGAAGTAATCAGCCAAAATTATTGCTCGATGTTGTATGTAGCTCAACAAATAAAAACAGTTATGAAGCCTCTACTTCTAACTCAAACAGCGTAAATCTTACAATGTATCCAAATCCAGCGAAAGACGATGTAACAGTTTCTGGTTTAGAAGTAGGTGATGAAATTTCTATTCATGATCTTCAAGGTAAAACGATTCAAGATTTAAAAGTAATAAGTACAGAACAGACATTGTCTATTTCTTCTTTAAAAGCAGGAATGTATATTCTAGTGGTTAAAGGAAAAAAACAATTAAAACTAGTAATTGAGTAA
- a CDS encoding DUF5060 domain-containing protein: protein MKKLNFCFLVVFSLYGLILNAQTPEGELKRWHKVSLTFNGPNTNETATPNPFSDYRLEVTFIHVGTNRTFTVPGYFAACGNAEDNSCTSGNKWRVHFSPDDIGKWNWTASFKSGSNVAINGGGVSGGFMDGTSGNMTISESDKSGRDFRTKSLGRLKYVGEHYLKHIGTNPSNPNGPWFTKAGADSPENAFNYTDFDATPNYTNNLNKVGNKTWQSHVVDYVATDAAAYTWNGGKGKGLLGAVNYLSSQGANAMSFLSWNTGGDDGAVFPHILQGSISDYEGTARNAQWNKMHKNRFDVSKLAQWEKIMEYADKKGVYLHFKTMETENDNFMDGNTFGNERKLYYRELIARFGHHLALNWNLTEETTLPDNVAKATATYIKNLDPYKHHIVIHTFPDQQDQRYNPLLGNTDITGASIQTDKNKVHNDVKRWLENSRNAGKKWVVANDEQGSAGEGIRVASEASVRKDVLWGTLMAGGTGVEYYYGYTETDGDINNQNHRLRGDKYKHGGYAVDFFNTYMQAYMVDMVSLDNVTSDSNDFVLAKTGEAYAVYRPNGGSTSLSLPTGNNNYEVQWYNPRTGGNLSSKKTLGNNLIAPDNNDWVALIVKKDGSGNGNGNGGDCESQITINVLEDAYLQGTTRFNTSDLRVESGKRISYLKFVVPTITGNITSAKLVLNVSTDSGTGLIEIFKGSSNTWTENNLSTTNKPNEGTKIGTLNANYNIGQSYEWSLAGITSGETITLIVKQTGGNDVSFSSKEGTSSPQLILNVTCATLSKNSDADVTSSNITKVKVYPNPIEETTTVSGLKIGDELVIYDFSGNKKVVVTAKSEKEIIDFSSLNTGNYIISINGKTMIQVVKK, encoded by the coding sequence ATGAAAAAATTGAATTTTTGCTTTCTAGTTGTATTTTCCCTTTACGGATTAATACTAAATGCTCAAACTCCTGAGGGAGAATTAAAACGATGGCATAAGGTTTCCTTAACTTTTAATGGGCCAAATACAAACGAAACAGCAACTCCTAATCCGTTTTCAGATTATAGATTAGAAGTTACTTTTATACATGTAGGTACTAATAGAACCTTCACTGTTCCTGGTTATTTTGCTGCTTGTGGTAATGCAGAAGATAATAGTTGTACATCAGGAAATAAATGGAGAGTTCATTTTTCTCCAGACGATATAGGAAAATGGAACTGGACGGCTTCATTTAAGTCGGGTTCAAATGTAGCCATCAACGGTGGTGGAGTGAGTGGAGGATTTATGGATGGAACGTCAGGAAATATGACAATTTCAGAATCAGATAAATCGGGAAGAGATTTTAGAACCAAAAGTTTAGGGAGACTTAAATATGTTGGTGAACATTACCTAAAACACATTGGTACAAATCCATCAAACCCAAATGGACCTTGGTTTACAAAAGCAGGAGCAGATTCACCTGAAAATGCATTTAATTATACCGATTTTGATGCGACTCCAAATTATACAAACAACTTGAATAAAGTGGGTAATAAAACATGGCAATCACATGTGGTTGATTATGTTGCTACAGATGCTGCTGCATATACATGGAATGGTGGAAAAGGAAAAGGATTACTAGGTGCAGTTAATTATTTATCTAGTCAAGGTGCCAATGCAATGTCTTTTTTATCATGGAATACAGGTGGAGATGATGGAGCAGTTTTTCCACATATTTTACAAGGTTCAATTAGCGATTATGAAGGAACTGCTCGAAATGCACAATGGAATAAAATGCATAAAAATCGCTTTGATGTTTCAAAATTGGCACAATGGGAGAAAATAATGGAATATGCAGATAAAAAAGGAGTCTATTTGCATTTCAAAACGATGGAAACAGAGAATGATAATTTCATGGATGGTAATACTTTCGGAAATGAAAGAAAATTATACTACAGAGAGCTTATCGCAAGATTTGGTCATCATTTAGCTTTAAACTGGAACTTAACAGAAGAAACTACATTGCCAGATAATGTGGCCAAAGCGACTGCAACTTACATTAAAAATTTAGATCCCTACAAGCATCATATTGTAATTCATACTTTTCCTGATCAACAAGATCAACGATACAATCCATTGTTAGGAAATACAGATATTACAGGAGCATCAATTCAAACAGATAAAAATAAAGTCCATAACGATGTAAAAAGATGGCTTGAAAACTCTCGAAATGCAGGCAAAAAATGGGTGGTTGCAAATGACGAGCAAGGAAGTGCAGGAGAAGGTATTCGTGTAGCAAGTGAAGCTTCTGTAAGAAAAGATGTTTTATGGGGAACGCTAATGGCTGGAGGAACAGGTGTTGAATATTATTATGGTTATACAGAAACAGATGGCGATATTAACAACCAAAACCATCGATTAAGAGGCGATAAATACAAGCATGGAGGTTATGCAGTAGATTTTTTCAATACATACATGCAAGCTTATATGGTAGACATGGTAAGTTTAGATAATGTAACATCAGATTCAAATGATTTTGTTTTGGCTAAAACAGGAGAAGCTTATGCTGTTTATAGACCAAACGGAGGAAGTACATCTTTAAGTTTACCAACAGGAAATAATAACTATGAAGTACAATGGTATAATCCAAGAACAGGTGGTAATTTATCATCAAAAAAAACTTTAGGAAATAATTTAATTGCTCCAGATAATAATGATTGGGTTGCATTGATTGTGAAAAAAGACGGTTCAGGAAACGGAAATGGAAACGGAGGAGACTGTGAAAGTCAAATAACTATTAATGTGTTAGAAGACGCTTACTTACAAGGAACAACTCGTTTTAATACTAGCGATTTAAGAGTAGAAAGTGGAAAAAGAATTTCTTATTTAAAATTTGTTGTACCAACAATTACAGGAAATATTACTTCTGCAAAATTAGTACTTAATGTGTCTACAGATAGCGGAACTGGTTTAATTGAAATTTTTAAAGGAAGTTCGAATACTTGGACTGAAAATAATCTTTCTACAACTAACAAACCAAATGAAGGAACAAAAATAGGAACGTTAAATGCAAACTATAATATTGGTCAGTCTTATGAATGGTCATTAGCAGGAATTACTTCTGGAGAAACAATTACGTTAATAGTTAAGCAAACTGGAGGTAATGATGTTTCATTTTCTTCTAAAGAAGGAACAAGTTCACCACAGTTAATTCTTAATGTAACTTGTGCAACTCTAAGTAAGAATAGCGATGCAGACGTTACTTCATCTAATATTACAAAAGTGAAAGTATATCCAAATCCAATTGAAGAAACAACTACAGTTTCAGGCTTGAAAATTGGTGATGAATTAGTTATATATGATTTTTCTGGAAACAAAAAAGTTGTAGTTACTGCGAAATCTGAAAAAGAAATAATCGATTTCTCATCATTAAATACAGGGAATTATATTATTTCTATAAATGGGAAAACAATGATTCAAGTCGTTAAAAAATAA